One genomic region from Euleptes europaea isolate rEulEur1 chromosome 6, rEulEur1.hap1, whole genome shotgun sequence encodes:
- the PKP3 gene encoding plakophilin-3 isoform X2: MISNGKYNTLQPSFSSRSQTNGTDHKGSLYQTKKGYNTMKSTNWSSRSAVDLRPSRRMASVSNGVGPKGLNYGMNYTLSQAANSTSRPGSFHERSYRARPNYDTMSLHSLRLADGPGSPGGIDERYSIMSEQIDPLAQASLYKNRGGVNFNKSYSFERQMSAGSNVGMKGPTNWMDGVDGPQNRTVIRAPAMRTLQRFQSNNRSRMSTGSFSGLQSSQGGVGSSYAGVVERSSRAPSVHSLANSNHHLQDLRAIDMYDGHNSLVTQQSFSGGFDDMDLPSAVKYLMASDPNLQVLGAAYIQHKCYSDNDAKKQARSLQAVSKLVKLFNNPNQEVQRHATGAMRNLIYDNAENKLTLVEENGIYELMRTLREQDDELRKNVTGILWNLSSSDTLKDRLARDTLEQLTELILIPLSGSGNTAVIQQNASEAEIFYNSTGFLRNLSSASQQTRQKMRECHGLVDSMVNYINSSLEVGKSEDKSVENAVCVLRNLSYRLYDEMPPSSLQRLEGQRRNDGAAMTSELVGCFSPQSKKARELYVNSDIVTFTEVSKDPKGMEWLWNPQIIGVYNRLLQRCELNKHTTEAASGALQNITAGDRRWAGVLSRVALEQERILNPVLDRVRTADHHQLRSLTGLIRNLSRNARNKDEMSTKVVSHLIEKLPGSLSDKWPPTDVIVNIIAVLNNLVVESPIAARDIVYFDGLRKLFFIKKKRDSSDSEKSSRAASSLLTNMWQYSKLHRDYKTKGYRKEDFVGL, translated from the exons ATGATCTCCAATGGCAAATACAACACTCTTCAGCCAAGCTTTAGCTCCAGATCCCAAACAAATGGCACAGACCACAAAGGCTCC CTATATCAGACAAAGAAAGGATACAACACCATGAAGTCTACTAACTGGTCCTCTCGCTCAGCAGTGGACCTCAGGCCCAGCAGAAGGATGGCCTCCGTCAGCAACGGTGTTGGGCCCAAGGGCCTAAATTATGGCATGAATTACACCCTGTCTCAAGCTGCCAACTCGACTTCACGCCCAGGCTCTTTCCATGAACGAAGCTATCGGGCCCGTCCGAACTACGACACCATGTCCCTCCACTCCCTGCGCTTGGCGGATGGGCCGGGCAGTCCTGGGGGCATCGACGAGCGCTATAGCATCATGTCTGAGCAGATAGACCCATTGGCACAAGCTTCTCTCTACAAAAACAGGGGAGGCGTCAACTTCAACAAATCCTACTCCTTCGAAAGGCAGATGAGTGCTGGATCTAATGTTGGCATGAAGGGGCCAACCAACTGGATGGATGGTGTGGATGGACCCCAAAATAGGACAGTCATCCGTGCACCAGCCATGCGCACCTTGCAGCGCTTCCAAAGCAACAACCGCTCCCGCATGAGCACCGGCTCCTTCAGTGGACTCCAGTCTTCCCAAGGAGGCGTTGGGAGCTCCTATGCAGGCGTAGTGGAGCGCAGTTCCCGTGCCCCGTCTGTGCATAGCTTGGCTAATTCCAACCACCATTTGCAAGACCTGCGTGCCATTGATATGTATGATGGTCACAACTCACTCGTGACCCAACAGTCCTTTTCTGGCGG GTTTGATGACATGGACCTGCCCTCTGCGGTGAAGTACCTGATGGCCAGTGACCCCAACCTGCAAGTGCTTGGGGCTGCCTACATCCAGCACAAGTGTTATAGTGACAATGACGCCAAGAAACAG GCTCGCAGCCTCCAAGCTGTGTCCAAGCTGGTGAAGCTTTTCAACAACCCCAACCAGGAGGTGCAGCGCCACGCCACCGGTGCCATGCGCAATCTCATCTATGACAATGCTGAAAATAAGCTGACGTTGGTGGAGGAGAACGGCATTTACGAGCTGATGCGCACTTTGCGTGAGCAAGATGATGAGCTGCGCAAGAATGTTACAG GCATCCTCTGGAATCTGTCCTCCAGCGATACCCTCAAGGACCGTCTGGCCCGAGACACCCTGGAGCAGCTGACAGAACTGATCTTGATCCCTCTGTCTGGCTCAGGCAACACTGCTGTTATCCAGCAAAATGCCTCTGAGGCAGAAATCTTCTACAATTCTACTGGCTTCCTCAG GAATCTCAGCTCCGCCAGCCAGCAAACTCGACAGAAGATGCGGGAGTGCCATGGGCTAGTGGACTCCATGGTCAATTACATTAACAGCTCACTGGAAGTGGGAAAGTCTGAAGACAAG AGTGTAGAAAATGCGGTCTGCGTCCTGCGCAATCTCTCCTACCGCCTGTACGACGAAATGCCTCCTTCCTCACTCCAGCGACTGGAAGGCCAAAGGAGGAATGACGGGGCGGCCATGACGAGCGAGCTGGTGGGCTGCTTCAGCCCTCAGAGCAAGAAGGCCCGAGAG ctcTACGTGAACTCAGATATCGTGACCTTCACAGAAGTCTCTAAGGATCCCAAGGGAATGGAATGGCTCTGGAACCCCCAGATTATAGGGGTCTATAACAGGCTCCTGCAGAGATGTGAATTAAACAAACACACCACAGAGGCAGCTTCTGGGGCACTTCAGAACATCACAGCCGGAGACCGAAGG TGGGCCGGTGTTCTCAGCAGAGTGGCTTTGGAGCAAGAGAGGATCCTGAACCCAGTGCTGGACAGAGTCCGCACAGCTGACCATCACCAGCTCCGTTCACTGACAGGGCTGATTCGTAACCTGTCCCGGAATGCGCGCAACAAGGATGAGATGT CAACCAAGGTGGTGAGCCATTTGATTGAGAAGCTGCCAGGGAGCCTCAGTGATAAGTGGCCCCCAACAGACGTCATCGTCAATATTATCGCAGTGCTGAACAACTTGGTTGTGGAAAGCCCCATTGCAGCGCGGGACATTGTCTACTTCGATGGCCTGCGTAAACTGTTCTTCATCAAGAAGAAAAGGGACAG CTCTGACAGTGAGAAGTCATCCAGAGCTGCTTCCAGCCTCCTGACCAACATGTGGCAGTACAGCAAGCTTCATCGGGACTATAAGACG AAGGGCTACCGAAAAGAGGATTTTGTTGGCCTGTAA
- the PKP3 gene encoding plakophilin-3 isoform X1: MLQGNKRSRLPSSPEDGVCSLALPSDQQLDRKSKETQDTEGLKNARVQEQVRMRMLQKSHSAPRANGAGPDYEPKGGMISNGKYNTLQPSFSSRSQTNGTDHKGSLYQTKKGYNTMKSTNWSSRSAVDLRPSRRMASVSNGVGPKGLNYGMNYTLSQAANSTSRPGSFHERSYRARPNYDTMSLHSLRLADGPGSPGGIDERYSIMSEQIDPLAQASLYKNRGGVNFNKSYSFERQMSAGSNVGMKGPTNWMDGVDGPQNRTVIRAPAMRTLQRFQSNNRSRMSTGSFSGLQSSQGGVGSSYAGVVERSSRAPSVHSLANSNHHLQDLRAIDMYDGHNSLVTQQSFSGGFDDMDLPSAVKYLMASDPNLQVLGAAYIQHKCYSDNDAKKQARSLQAVSKLVKLFNNPNQEVQRHATGAMRNLIYDNAENKLTLVEENGIYELMRTLREQDDELRKNVTGILWNLSSSDTLKDRLARDTLEQLTELILIPLSGSGNTAVIQQNASEAEIFYNSTGFLRNLSSASQQTRQKMRECHGLVDSMVNYINSSLEVGKSEDKSVENAVCVLRNLSYRLYDEMPPSSLQRLEGQRRNDGAAMTSELVGCFSPQSKKARELYVNSDIVTFTEVSKDPKGMEWLWNPQIIGVYNRLLQRCELNKHTTEAASGALQNITAGDRRWAGVLSRVALEQERILNPVLDRVRTADHHQLRSLTGLIRNLSRNARNKDEMSTKVVSHLIEKLPGSLSDKWPPTDVIVNIIAVLNNLVVESPIAARDIVYFDGLRKLFFIKKKRDSSDSEKSSRAASSLLTNMWQYSKLHRDYKTKGYRKEDFVGL; this comes from the exons GTGGAATGATCTCCAATGGCAAATACAACACTCTTCAGCCAAGCTTTAGCTCCAGATCCCAAACAAATGGCACAGACCACAAAGGCTCC CTATATCAGACAAAGAAAGGATACAACACCATGAAGTCTACTAACTGGTCCTCTCGCTCAGCAGTGGACCTCAGGCCCAGCAGAAGGATGGCCTCCGTCAGCAACGGTGTTGGGCCCAAGGGCCTAAATTATGGCATGAATTACACCCTGTCTCAAGCTGCCAACTCGACTTCACGCCCAGGCTCTTTCCATGAACGAAGCTATCGGGCCCGTCCGAACTACGACACCATGTCCCTCCACTCCCTGCGCTTGGCGGATGGGCCGGGCAGTCCTGGGGGCATCGACGAGCGCTATAGCATCATGTCTGAGCAGATAGACCCATTGGCACAAGCTTCTCTCTACAAAAACAGGGGAGGCGTCAACTTCAACAAATCCTACTCCTTCGAAAGGCAGATGAGTGCTGGATCTAATGTTGGCATGAAGGGGCCAACCAACTGGATGGATGGTGTGGATGGACCCCAAAATAGGACAGTCATCCGTGCACCAGCCATGCGCACCTTGCAGCGCTTCCAAAGCAACAACCGCTCCCGCATGAGCACCGGCTCCTTCAGTGGACTCCAGTCTTCCCAAGGAGGCGTTGGGAGCTCCTATGCAGGCGTAGTGGAGCGCAGTTCCCGTGCCCCGTCTGTGCATAGCTTGGCTAATTCCAACCACCATTTGCAAGACCTGCGTGCCATTGATATGTATGATGGTCACAACTCACTCGTGACCCAACAGTCCTTTTCTGGCGG GTTTGATGACATGGACCTGCCCTCTGCGGTGAAGTACCTGATGGCCAGTGACCCCAACCTGCAAGTGCTTGGGGCTGCCTACATCCAGCACAAGTGTTATAGTGACAATGACGCCAAGAAACAG GCTCGCAGCCTCCAAGCTGTGTCCAAGCTGGTGAAGCTTTTCAACAACCCCAACCAGGAGGTGCAGCGCCACGCCACCGGTGCCATGCGCAATCTCATCTATGACAATGCTGAAAATAAGCTGACGTTGGTGGAGGAGAACGGCATTTACGAGCTGATGCGCACTTTGCGTGAGCAAGATGATGAGCTGCGCAAGAATGTTACAG GCATCCTCTGGAATCTGTCCTCCAGCGATACCCTCAAGGACCGTCTGGCCCGAGACACCCTGGAGCAGCTGACAGAACTGATCTTGATCCCTCTGTCTGGCTCAGGCAACACTGCTGTTATCCAGCAAAATGCCTCTGAGGCAGAAATCTTCTACAATTCTACTGGCTTCCTCAG GAATCTCAGCTCCGCCAGCCAGCAAACTCGACAGAAGATGCGGGAGTGCCATGGGCTAGTGGACTCCATGGTCAATTACATTAACAGCTCACTGGAAGTGGGAAAGTCTGAAGACAAG AGTGTAGAAAATGCGGTCTGCGTCCTGCGCAATCTCTCCTACCGCCTGTACGACGAAATGCCTCCTTCCTCACTCCAGCGACTGGAAGGCCAAAGGAGGAATGACGGGGCGGCCATGACGAGCGAGCTGGTGGGCTGCTTCAGCCCTCAGAGCAAGAAGGCCCGAGAG ctcTACGTGAACTCAGATATCGTGACCTTCACAGAAGTCTCTAAGGATCCCAAGGGAATGGAATGGCTCTGGAACCCCCAGATTATAGGGGTCTATAACAGGCTCCTGCAGAGATGTGAATTAAACAAACACACCACAGAGGCAGCTTCTGGGGCACTTCAGAACATCACAGCCGGAGACCGAAGG TGGGCCGGTGTTCTCAGCAGAGTGGCTTTGGAGCAAGAGAGGATCCTGAACCCAGTGCTGGACAGAGTCCGCACAGCTGACCATCACCAGCTCCGTTCACTGACAGGGCTGATTCGTAACCTGTCCCGGAATGCGCGCAACAAGGATGAGATGT CAACCAAGGTGGTGAGCCATTTGATTGAGAAGCTGCCAGGGAGCCTCAGTGATAAGTGGCCCCCAACAGACGTCATCGTCAATATTATCGCAGTGCTGAACAACTTGGTTGTGGAAAGCCCCATTGCAGCGCGGGACATTGTCTACTTCGATGGCCTGCGTAAACTGTTCTTCATCAAGAAGAAAAGGGACAG CTCTGACAGTGAGAAGTCATCCAGAGCTGCTTCCAGCCTCCTGACCAACATGTGGCAGTACAGCAAGCTTCATCGGGACTATAAGACG AAGGGCTACCGAAAAGAGGATTTTGTTGGCCTGTAA